Proteins from one Euwallacea similis isolate ESF13 chromosome 13, ESF131.1, whole genome shotgun sequence genomic window:
- the LOC136412859 gene encoding torsin-1A-like: MRIPKVFPVPFVIFYFIHSVWTWNMWEFKLPQINIKRDSYNPWCYNNECCNKDWIDFRRARLQGNLSKHVFGQPLLDTVVNALAAHYNPHFPSSKALTLSFHGMTGTGKNYVSKFIVDSIYKKGSKSKYVHQFIGRMHFSEEKYVEQYKENLYTWLKGNISDCPQQIFIFDEVDKMVPDVLNYIKPMMDHRDDVDGVNYSKAVFIFLSNTGANIINEHYHDLYFKEGKVREEMKMSDFEAFIEKVAFNEQGGFNNADLINFNLIDHYIPFLPLEEKHVIWCIKTEFMLRSVGNPKQEHVKEILKDVKWGPEETKVFSTTGCRRLGQKVAVLVDKHYQHIAFNDEKNEL; this comes from the exons ATGCGAATACCGAAAGTTTTTCCTGTCccttttgtgatattttacTTTATACACAGTGTTTGGACTTGGAATATGTGGGAGTTCAAACTTccacaaataaatataaagagGGACAGTTACAATCCATGGTGTTACAACAATGAGTGCTGCAACAAAGATTGGATTGATTTCAGGAGAGCCC GACTCCAAGGGAACCTCTCCAAACATGTATTTGGTCAACCCCTTCTCGATACTGTAGTAAATGCCTTAGCTGCCCACTATAATCCACATTTCCCCTCCAGCAAAGCATTAACTCTTAGTTTCCATGGAATGACTGGAACAGGCAAAAATTATGTCTCTAAATTTATAGTAGACAGCATATATAAGAAAGGCTCTAAAAGCAAGTATGTACATCAATTCATTGGACGGATGCATTTTTCTGAAGAAAAGTATGTTGAGCAGTATAAG GAAAATCTATATACATGGCTAAAAGGAAATATAAGTGACTGCCCACAGCAGATTTTCATATTTGATGAAGTGGATAAAATGGTGCCAGATGTTTTAAACTATATAAAACCTATGATGGACCATAGAGATGATGTAGATGGGGTAAATTACTCCAAAGcagtattcatttttttatcaaatacaggggcaaatattattaatgaacACTACcatgatttatattttaaagaagGAAAAGTTCGAGAGGAAATGAAAATGTCTGATTTTGAAgcttttattgaaaaagtaGCTTTTAATGAGCAAG GTGGATTCAATAATGCTGACTTGATAAACTTCAATTTAATTGATCACTATATTCCATTTCTGCCTTTGGAGGAGAAACATGTGATTTGGTGtataaaaactgaatttatgCTTAGGAGCGTTGGCAACCCAAAACAAGAGCATGTGAA agaaatattgaaagatgTCAAATGGGGACCTGAAGAAACTAAAGTGTTTTCCACAACGGGCTGTCGACGACTGGGACAAAAAGTAGCCGTTCTGGTCGATAAACACTACCAGCATATTGCGTTTAATGATGAAAAAAACGAACTATAG
- the sigmar gene encoding tumor necrosis factor alpha-induced protein 8-like protein isoform X2 gives MKQPVMTESTFKARDIGLRAQKKILSRMAGKNIAKVFIDDVTSSLLDNLYRLAKQYSNNKKESEKLIKNIIKVVIKLGVLHRNNLLTEEDMKLAEKFKNKFRMAGMTIISFYEVDFSYDRNYLVKALSDSQRILQSIISKHLTDKSLNRVESVFAFFTNENFLDSIFKRNSEYREALGRVVSDLNKAIDNGDL, from the exons TCATGACGGAAAGCACGTTTAAGGCCCGAGACATAGGGCTCAGAGCTCAGAAGAAAATACTGAGCCGGATGGCGGGCAAGAATATCGCCAAAGTTTTTATTGACGACGTTACCTCCTCACTCCTGGATAATTTATATCGGCTGGCCAAGCAATAC TCAAATAACAAGAAAGAATCCGAAAAACTGATTAAAAACATCATCAAAGTGGTCATCAAACTAGGGGTCTTGCACAGAAATAATCTACTCACCGAGGAGGACATGAAACTTGCCGAAAagttcaaaaacaaattccgAATGGCCG GAATGACGATAATTTCCTTCTACGAAGTGGACTTCAGCTACGACCGCAATTATCTGGTCAAAGCCTTATCCGACTCCCAAAGAATTCTGCAATCAATCATCAGCAAACATCTGACCGACAAGTCGCTAAACAGGGTCGAAAGTGTCTTCGCATTTTTTAccaatgaaaatttcttggaCTCGATTTTTAAGAGGAACAGCGAGTACAGAGAGGCGCTGGGAAGGGTCGTAAGTGATCTCAATAAGGCGATTGACAATGGAGATCTATGA